One genomic window of Lynx canadensis isolate LIC74 chromosome F2, mLynCan4.pri.v2, whole genome shotgun sequence includes the following:
- the LOC115505937 gene encoding cytochrome b-c1 complex subunit 7, with amino-acid sequence MASRPAVAASSRWLEGIRKWYYNAAGFNKLGLMRDDTIYENDDVKEAIRRLPENLYNDRMFRIKRALDLTMRHQILPKEQWTKYEEDKFYLEPYLKEVIRERKEREEWAKK; translated from the exons ATGGCGAGCCGGCCTGCGG TTGCAGCATCAAGTCGGTGGCTGGAGGGTATTCGAAAATGGTATTACAATGCTGCAGGGTTCAATAAACTGG GACTAATGCGAGATGATACAATATATGAGAATGATGATGTGAAAGAGGCCATAAGAAGGCTTCCTGAGAACCTTTATAATGACAGGATGTTTCGCATTAAGAGAGCACTGGACCTGACCATGAGGCACCAGATCTTGCCTAAAGAGCAGTGGACAAAATATGAGGAG gaTAAATTCTACCTTGAACCATATCTGAAAGAAGTTATtcgggaaagaaaagaaagagaagaatgggcAAAGAAATAA